The following are from one region of the Salvia hispanica cultivar TCC Black 2014 chromosome 1, UniMelb_Shisp_WGS_1.0, whole genome shotgun sequence genome:
- the LOC125212877 gene encoding disease resistance protein RPM1-like — MITEASATYLYNKIDNFVTAQVELRGSLDQRINDLKSEHELITEVLKGADALKEPDSQFRVWIKQLRSIYLDIGRVIGMYTYRKIEKNATPWYSGLPKMRSHDISDKIDDIEKRLKSIKEKKERYPVSTTSTSTSAEHQAGIAPLYTPETEIVGIEEPRKELANWVLDFEQVYRAMFVVGMGGSGKTALVKVVYEQLKVDFDCHVWLTASMFEQMGDLLSTMYNKLSNRAGVGQSSSTSPQDLIGMLRSYLIGKRYLIVLDNWNRNDWWRDVRYAFPNCNNSRVIITTTRGDIASLCRDTSTDDIYKIPPLPLDKARELFCREAFPESGMYPLEPHLREVSERLLIKCEGLPLAIVEMGKHLSRKERRESIFKKVESSLQDELERELSSIQQVLLSGYHDLPYHLQRCFLYMGMFPEDQQVNRRMLIRLLIAEDFIERRNQTEPEDIGEGYLKELMERNLVEASEMEFDGRPRTFRLHNFMHKIVLSKAKDEQFCLVTGEGDISEKVQRISIQTSDFNIPDEGRYHIRTFFSASLGTKIPRAIIPSMILLKILHLDHAILDVLPKGIKELLLLKYLSLRNTNIKQLPISTGRLKLLETLNLKQTLVTSLPKSLLDLQKLRHLLVGRKSFAYREAFDAVHGVKVHEEIGSLTNLQNLSFVRAESGDGDHKLILGLQNLKKLRKLGIVDLPSSSGSILCKTIQMLTSLRSLSMKSSKMGEILNIQEINKPPHLQRLYLWGSLERMPSWIAKLDDLVRIRLKWSRLPAADNPITILGKLNNLLELQLLDAYTGNMLEFCGGTFLKLKILELNQMEQLQMIKTGKGALPGLQKLSIILCPKLRDPTGIANIPQLKELHFREMPQDYVNPLLRNGPLHHVVGHVRIRLD, encoded by the coding sequence ATGATCACTGAAGCATCTGCCACCTATCTTTACAACAAAATTGATAACTTTGTGACTGCACAAGTGGAACTGCGGGGGAGCCTAGATCAAAGAATCAACGATTTGAAGAGTGAACATGAGTTGATCACAGAAGTTCTCAAAGGTGCAGATGCCCTCAAAGAGCCGGATAGCCAATTCCGGGTGTGGATTAAGCAGCTTCGCAGCATATATCTTGATATTGGGAGGGTTATTGGTATGTATACATAccgaaaaattgaaaaaaatgctACCCCATGGTACAGTGGATTACCAAAGATGCGGTCTCATGACATCTCCGATAAAATAGATGACATTGAGAAAAGGCTCAAAAGCATCAAAGAGAAGAAGGAGAGGTACCCGGTCTCTACAACTTCAACTTCAACTTCGGCTGAGCATCAAGCAGGAATTGCTCCTCTGTACACCCCTGAAACAGAGATTGTGGGCATTGAGGAACCAAGGAAAGAGCTGGCCAACTGGGTACTTGATTTTGAACAAGTGTACAGAGCCATGTTCGTGGTGGGAATGGGTGGATCTGGCAAGACAGCACTTGTCAAAGTGGTGTATGAACAGCTCAAGGTAGACTTTGATTGCCATGTTTGGCTCACTGCATCCATGTTTGAGCAGATGGGAGATCTCCTGTCAACCATGTACAACAAATTAAGCAACCGAGCAGGAGTAGGTCAGTCTTCCTCGACTTCTCCTCAGGATCTTATTGGCATGTTGAGAAGTTATCTGATAGGCAAAAGGTACCTAATAGTTCTTGATAATTGGAATAGAAATGATTGGTGGAGAGATGTTAGATATGCATTCCCCAATTGTAACAACAGTAGAGTGATAATCACTACAACAAGAGGAGATATAGCTTCTTTATGTAGAGATACATCTACCGATGATATCTATAAAATTCCACCTTTGCCTTTGGATAAGGCTCGAGAACTCTTCTGCAGAGAAGCTTTCCCCGAAAGTGGCATGTATCCTTTGGAACCACACCTGCGTGAGGTATCTGAAAGGCTCTTGATAAAATGTGAAGGACTGCCACTTGCAATTGTCGAAATGGGGAAGCATTTATCACGcaaagagagaagagagtCGATATTCAAAAAAGTGGAGAGTAGTCTACAAGATGAGCTTGAGCGAGAATTGTCAAGCATCCAACAAGTACTGCTATCTGGTTATCATGACTTGCCGTACCATCTCCAACGCTGCTTTCTGTACATGGGCATGTTTCCAGAGGATCAACAAGTGAACCGTAGGATGTTGATTAGGCTGTTGATAGCAGAAGATTTCATAGAGAGACGGAATCAAACTGAACCAGAAGATATCGGAGAAGGGTACCTCAAAGAGCTCATGGAGAGGAACTTAGTAGAGGCCAGTGAAATGGAGTTTGATGGAAGACCACGAACCTTCCGACTCCATAACTTTATGCATAAGATTGTTCTCTCTAAAGCAAAGGATGAGCAATTTTGCCTAGTCACAGGTGAAGGTGATATTTCTGAAAAGGTGCAGAGAATATCAATACAGACCAGTGATTTCAACATACCAGATGAAGGCAGGTATCACATCCGTACCTTCTTCTCAGCAAGCTTAGGAACGAAGATTCCACGAGCCATCATTCCCAGCATGATTCTTCTGAAAATTCTGCATTTGGATCATGCGATTTTGGATGTGCTTCCTAAAGGAATTAAGGAGCTTTTACTATTGAAGTATTTGTCTCTACGTAACACAAATATCAAGCAGCTCCCCATAAGTACAGGGCGGTTGAAGCTCCTTGAAACCTTGAATCTGAAGCAAACATTAGTGACAAGCTTGCCAAAATCACTGCTTGATCTTCAGAAACTCCGGCACTTGCTTGTTGGTCGCAAAAGCTTTGCTTACCGCGAGGCTTTTGATGCAGTTCATGGTGTCAAGGTACATGAAGAAATAGGTTCATTAACCAACCTGCAGAATCTATCATTTGTGAGAGCAGAATCAGGAGATGGGGATCACAAACTGATTTTGGGGTTACAAAATCTGAAAAAGCTCAGGAAGCTAGGGATTGTTGATTTACCAAGCAGCAGTGGATCAATTCTGTGTAAAACAATTCAAATGCTAACGAGTCTACGTTCCTTGAGTATGAAATCATCGAAGATGGGTGAAATTCTGAACATTCAAGAAATCAATAAACCTCCCCATCTCCAGCGTTTGTATTTGTGGGGGAGCTTGGAGAGGATGCCTTCATGGATCGCAAAGCTCGACGACCTGGTTAGAATACGGCTCAAGTGGTCTAGGCTGCCAGCTGCCGACAATCCAATAACAATCCTTGGGAAGCTTAACAATCTTCTGGAGCTCCAGTTGCTTGATGCCTACACTGGAAACATGTTAGAATTTTGTGGTGGAACATTTTTGAAGCTCAAGATACTGGAGTTAAATCAAATGGAACAGCTTCAAATGATCAAGACAGGCAAGGGAGCATTACCTGGCCTCCAGAAACTCTCCATAATCCTATGTCCGAAGCTGAGAGATCCAACTGGCATTGCCAACATCCCTCAACTCAAAGAGCTTCATTTCAGAGAGATGCCTCAAGATTATGTGAATCCTCTGCTGAGAAATGGTCCACTGCACCACGTTGTCGGGCATGTAAGGATAAGACTGGACTAA
- the LOC125193825 gene encoding putative late blight resistance protein homolog R1A-10, translated as MTAYGAVFSLTNSMNNILRCSRFSLCDGSQQIMLVVYHKLEPLKNILEILDDTSASRCRKKVNALDGRIKEAIWKFEDSLESLLTLQIPSHLETIPEIVSIDLQSLENDVHSLYQSLDDIVNEYFHQVKNMPQDEPVSSIIGFRGNNSKMIGLSDQFQQVKSDLIRMLGYPSWKYVYALYGTAGVGKTTLAMKIYQDPEIQSIYECHAWVTVGRVPQPITQISRGILAQLCGISGQGDEEIGVCLKERLYGKKCLIVLDDVWETPVRFLNEEESMDLLCKKVFGDESCPPQLHKVATEIAKLCEGLPLMIVTVADSLSKSQNRDPVYWNEVAKKRNSVFTDAYDEISKVLFPSYNYLPQSLKMPFLFMGVFPQDYDTPPSKIITMLNAEGLLPAYDWGNFCLRELAVFYSLVLCSFKSMNKTSDELSFSEYKTCRLHSTWRHVCRVEASKNKFYHVLNKLIDASEESLKGQRGLCLENNILFGIKEFRDSVRLNCALSTHSLLFYGPYHQYPIPIDIGFRLLREIDAVTQRFYAFPIEILSLVQLKYLALTCNGDLPPTISKLFNLRVLIIHPHLNIRRCRAPSYIPIQIWDMQELEHIEIVGKSLVAPSHVASLNKLSTLVAVNASICTILKLSGRIPNIKKLGIRIELTPYDDMQNDLLSCFDCVSTLGSLETLKISITNPVVKYSHVLPVTPGSLKFPRNLRKLHLSGLGFPWEHMDAIGCLPLLEVLKLRSYAFQGSHWETQRESFRSLRFLLIEESDLVQWKPRYGSFPELKYLSMRHCYKLKGIQRPASLYLTGNRTVEIEMVDCNPLALTCASQLQPSIGVRLRVLASSSFYEKPTTTIFERFGRKYIPEVES; from the exons ATGACGGCTTATGGTGCTGTGTTTTCTCTTACGAATTCAATGAACAACATTCTCCGCTGTTCTCGATTTAGCCTCTGTGACGGCTCTCAACAAATCATGCTAGTCGTGTACCACAAGTTGGAGCCCTTGAAAAATATTCTGGAAATATTGGACGACACTAGTGCTAGCAGATGCAGGAAGAAGGTGAATGCTTTGGATGGAAGAATCAAAGAGGCCATATGGAAATTCGAAGACTCCTTGGAATCCCTTCTCACGCTCCAGATTCCTTCACACCTTGAAACTATTCCAGAGATAGTCTCCATTGATCTGCAGAGTCTGGAAAATGATGTTCATTCATTGTACCAATCGCTTGATGATATTGTGAATGAATACTTTCATCAAGTTAAGAATATGCCTCAAGACGAACCTGTTTCCTCAATAATTGGTTTCCGTGGAAACAACTCAAAGATGATTGGATTATCAGACCAGTTCCAGCAAGTCAAGAGTGATCTCATCAGAATGCTTGGATATCCCAGCTGGAAGTATGTGTACGCACTTTATGGGACGGCTGGCGTTGGCAAGACCACTCTTGCAATGAAAATCTATCAAGATCCCGAAATTCAGAGCATATATGAGTGTCATGCCTGGGTCACCGTAGGCAGAGTACCTCAACCGATCACTCAAATTTCACGAGGCATTCTTGCTCAACTGTGTGGAATCTCTGGTCAAGGAGATGAAGAAATAGGTGTCTGCTTGAAAGAAAGATTGTACGGCAAGAAATGCCTCattgtgttggatgatgtCTGGGAGACGCCG GTGCGGTTTTTGAACGAAGAAGAGAGTATGGATTTACTATGTAAAAAAGTGTTTGGTGATGAGAGTTGCCCTCCTCAACTTCACAAAGTTGCTACTGAAATTGCCAAGCTTTGTGAAGGTCTACCTCTCATGATAGTCACTGTTGCCGACTCTctatcaaaatcacaaaatagaGACCCAgtctactggaatgaagtagcaaaaaagagaaattcaGTCTTCACGGATGCATATGATGAAATATCAAAGGTACTTTTCCCAAGTTACAACTACTTACCACAAAGTCTTAAAATgccttttctatttatgggAGTGTTCCCTCAAGATTATGATACTCCCCCTTCCAAGATCATCACTATGCTCAACGCTGAAGGGTTGTTACCCGCATATGATTGGGGAAATTTTTGTTTGAGAGAGCTAGCTGTCTTCTATAGTCTTGTTTTATGCAGCTTCAAGAGCATGAATAAAACTTCTGATGAACTTTCTTTTAGCGAGTATAAAACTTGTCGGCTTCATTCTACGTGGCGGCACGTGTGTAGAGTAGAAGCCAGCAAGAACAAGTTTTATCATGTCTTAAATAAGTTAATTGATGCCTCAGAAGAAAGTTTAAAAGGTCAGCGAGGCTTGTGTCTcgaaaataacattttatttggCATCAAAGAGTTTCGTGACTCAGTGAGATTGAATTGTGCATTATCTACACATTCTCTCCTTTTCTATGGTCCTTACCACCAATATCCAATCCCTATAGATATCGGTTTCAGGTTGCTAAGGGAAATAGATGCTGTTACACAACGTTTCTATGCTTTTCCAATAGAAATTTTGTCACTAGTTCAACTAAAGTACCTTGCTCTAACTTGCAATGGAGATCTGCCTCCAACTATATCCAAGCTTTTTAATCTTCGGGTCTTGATTATCCATCCACATCTGAATATTAGACGTTGTAGAGCTCCATCATATATACCAATACAAATATGGGATATGCAAGAATTAGAGCATATTGAGATAGTGGGGAAGAGCCTTGTAGCTCCATCTCATGTTGCTTCTTTGAATAAGCTCTCAACACTTGTAGCCGTGAATGCTAGCATTTGTACTATCTTGAAACTCTCCGGAAGAATTCCCAACATAAAGAAACTAGGAATACGGATTGAGCTAACACCTTATGATGACATGCAAAACGACCTTTTGAGTTGCTTTGATTGTGTTTCAACACTTGGAAGTTTGGAAACACTCAAAATCAGTATCACAAATCCAGTGGTCAAGTATAGTCATGTTTTACCGGTGACTCCTGGGTCATTGAAGTTTCCACGCAATTTGAGAAAGTTGCATTTGAGTGGTTTGGGATTTCCGTGGGAACACATGGATGCCATTGGCTGTTTGCCTCTTCTTGAAGTGCTAAAACTGCGATCCTACGCCTTTCAAGGGTCTCACTGGGAAACCCAAAGGGAAAGTTTTAGGAGTCTTCGATTTCTGCTAATTGAAGAGAGTGATTTGGTGCAATGGAAACCAAGGTATGGAAGCTTCCCCGAGCTTAAATACCTAAGCATGAGACATTGCTACAAACTAAAAGGGATCCAAAGGCCTGCTTCTTTATACTTAACTGGAAATAGGACCGTAGAGATTGAAATGGTGGACTGCAATCCTTTAGCTTTAACTTGTGCCAGCCAATTGCAACCAAGTATTGGTGTTAGGCTTCGTGTTCTTGCCTCTTCTTCATTTTATGAGAAACCAACAACTACCATATTTGAAAG GTTCGGGCGCAAGTATATCCCCGAGGTGGAGAGTTGA
- the LOC125216724 gene encoding putative late blight resistance protein homolog R1B-12 yields MTAFGAVCSLKNTLEDIDRCPRYSLVGRSEEILEVVYRELVPWGDILLRLNHTSPSRSRKNVNALDGIIKDAIWKFEDSLESLLTQQIPSQLEKTASIDLQSLQKDAYSLIQNLYDMKEYYIYQVENMPQDEPVSSKFGFHGTNSKMIGLSDQFQKIKTRLMKIDANFGRVYSFYGMAGIGKTTLARQIYQDADIQSIYECRAWVTVGRVPQPITQILQGINAQLSGIALTDLFPKKIDGKHCLVVLDDVWDDLVLSALVGSLPNTENGCTHVLVTYRHRMLMSDTLAVFPGNGCEVRFLNEKESTDLLCDKVFGDEGCPPQLHKAAIKIAKLCEGLPLMIVTIADFLSKSEHIRDLVYWKEVAERRNSVFTDAYNEISKVLFPSYNYLPEHLKMPFLFMGVFPQDNATPLSKIIIMLTAEGLWYDTECLRTLSISYNLVLHILKSVDKTTSPHILVDDFKNFRLHSSWRHVCRVEASKNKLYHVLNKLTDDEGLKDQRGLCLENNILFGIKEFRNSVTLDCASSSRSLLFYGPYQQYPVCIDVGFRLLREIDALTQRFYTFPVEILSLVQLKYLALTCNGELPATISKLFNLRALIIHPHLKIRRCRAPSYIPIQIWDMQDLEHIEILGKSLVAPSHVASLEKLSTLVGVNASICSVSELSKRIPNIKKFGVEIELTPYDDHNDLLCYFDYIATLGSLETLKFSITNPVIKRGHVVPVSPRWLTFPRNLRKLHLSGMGFPWKYLDVVGYLPSLIVLKLRSYAFQGSHWKTKRYSFKTLEFLLIEESDLVQWKPGFQSFPMLKYLSMKHCYKLEEIHRPHCLNEPGSSVEIELVDCNPLALTWARQLQLGFDVRLRVVASSSFYEKVKTIKIQRRGDTVLNLESDEEENDDEENANWEENDDEENANWEEDEIGICEFLKAFDQLLGSETGEESVESNFDLQVELLKDFDQLLGSETPDDDDTMNFFKEFYDALISKE; encoded by the exons ATGACGGCTTTTGGTGCTGTGTGTTCTCTCAAGAATACACTTGAAGATATTGACAGGTGTCCTCGTTATAGCCTTGTTGGTCGGTCTGAAGAAATCTTAGAAGTCGTGTACAGGGAGTTGGTGCCTTGGGGCGATATTCTATTAAGATTGAACCACACCAGTCCAAGCAGGAGCAGGAAGAATGTGAATGCTTTGGATGGAATCATCAAAGACGCAATTTGGAAATTCGAAGACTCATTGGAATCCCTTCTCACACAACAGATTCCTTCACAGCTTGAAAAGACAGCCTCCATTGATCTGCAGAGTCTGCAAAAGGATGCTTATTCCTTGATCCAGAATCTCTATGATATGAAGGAGTATTACATCTATCAAGTAGAGAATATGCCTCAAGACGAACCTGTTTCCTCAAAATTCGGCTTTCATGGAACCAACTCTAAGATGATTGGATTATCCGACCAAttccaaaaaatcaaaacccgTCTTATGAAAATTGATGCCAACTTTGGTCGTGTCtactcattttatggaatggcCGGCATTGGAAAGACGACTCTCGCAAGGCAAATTTATCAAGATGCAGATATTCAGAGCATATATGAGTGCCGCGCTTGGGTCACCGTAGGCAGAGTACCTCAACCCATCACTCAAATTTTACAAGGCATCAATGCTCAACTCTCTGGAATAGCTCTAACTGACttgtttccaaaaaaaatagatggaAAGCATTGCCTCGTTGTGCTGGATGATGTCTGGGATGATCTAGTATTGTCTGCCTTGGTAGGTTCCTTACCAAACACTGAAAATGGATGTACACATGTCTTGGTTACTTACCGACATAGAATGCTGATGAGTGATACATTGGCCGTGTTTCCTGGTAACGGCTGTGAGGTGCGGTTTTTGAACGAAAAAGAAAGTACAGATCTATTATGTGACAAGGTGTTTGGTGATGAGGGCTGCCCTCCTCAACTTCACAAAGCTGCCATTAAAATCGCTAAGCTTTGTGAAGGTCTCCCTCTCATGATAGTCACCATTGCTGACTTCCTATCGAAATCCGAGCATATCAGAGACCTTGTCTACTGGAAAGAAGTTGCAGAAAGGAGAAATTCAGTGTTCACAGATGCatataatgaaatatcaaAGGTACTTTTCCCAAGTTACAACTACTTACCTGAGCATCTTAAAATgccttttctatttatgggAGTTTTCCCTCAAGATAATGCCACACCCCTTTCCAAGATCATCATTATGCTAACTGCTGAGGGCTTGTGGTATGATACGGAATGTTTGAGAACTCTATCTATTTCTTACAATCTTGTTTTGCACATCTTGAAGAGCGTAGATAAAACTACTTCGCCTCATATTCTTGTTGATGACTTCAAAAATTTCCGCCTTCATTCTTCGTGGCGACACGTGTGCAGAGTAGAAGCTAGTAAGAACAAGTTATATCATGTCTTAAATAAGTTAACCGATGACGAAGGTCTAAAAGATCAGCGAGGCTTGTGTTTAGAAAATAACATTCTATTTGGCATCAAAGAGTTTCGCAACTCGGTGACATTGGATTGTGCATCCTCTTCACGCTCTCTCCTTTTCTATGGTCCTTACCAACAATATCCAGTCTGTATAGATGTCGGTTTTAGATTGTTAAGAGAAATAGATGCTCTTACACAACGTTTCTACACTTTCCCAGTAGAAATTTTGTCACTAGTTCAACTAAAGTACCTTGCTCTAACTTGCAATGGAGAACTCCCTGCCACTATATCCAAACTTTTCAACCTTCGAGCCTTGATTATCCATCcacatttgaaaattagaCGTTGTAGAGCTCCATCATATATACCAATACAAATATGGGATATGCAAGACTTAGAGCATATTGAGATATTGGGAAAGAGCCTTGTAGCTCCATCTCATGTTGCTTCTTTGGAAAAGCTCTCAACACTTGTAGGTGTGAATGCTAGCATTTGCAGTGTGTCGGAACTCTCCAAAAGAATTCccaatataaagaaatttggAGTAGAGATTGAGTTGACACCTTATGATGATCATAACGACCTTTTGTGTTACTTTGATTACATTGCAACACTTGGAAGTTTGGAGACACTTAAATTCAGTATCACAAATCCTGTGATTAAGCGCGGTCATGTTGTCCCAGTGAGTCCTAGATGGTTGACGTTTCCACGTAATTTGAGAAAGTTACATTTGAGCGGCATGGGGTTTCCCTGGAAATATTTGGACGTCGTTGGCTATTTGCCAAGTCTTATAGTGCTGAAATTGCGATCCTATGCCTTCCAAGGTTCACACTGGAAAACAAAAAGGTATAGTTTTAAGACGCTTGAGTTTCTTCTAATTGAAGAAAGTGATTTGGTGCAATGGAAACCAGGATTCCAAAGCTTCCCTATGCTTAAATATCTAAGCATGAAACATTGCTACAAACTAGAAGAGATCCACAGGCCTCATTGTCTGAACGAACCCGGATCTAGTGTGGAGATTGAATTAGTGGACTGCAATCCTTTAGCTTTGACTTGGGCCAGGCAACTACAACTGGGATTTGATGTTAGGCTTCGTGTTGTTGCCTCTTCTTCATTTTATGAGAAAGTGAAAACTATCAAAATTCAAAG GCGTGGAGACACTGTACTCAACTTGGAAAG CGACGAGGAAGAgaatgatgatgaagaaaatgCCAATTGGGAAGAgaatgatgatgaagaaaatgCCAATTGGGAAGAGGATGAGATTGGTATAT GTGAGTTCCTTAAGGCTTTTGATCAGCTGCTAGGAAGTGAGACAGGTGAAGAAAGTGTTGAATCCAATTTTGATTTGCAG GTTGAGCTCCTTAAGGATTTTGATCAGCTGCTAGGAAGTGAGACACCTGATGATGATGATACTATGAATTTTTTCAAGGAATTCTATGATGCTTTGATTTCCAAAGAATGA
- the LOC125193833 gene encoding uncharacterized protein LOC125193833 — translation MSEYIAMNKDLLVEIFLRLSVQSLLRLRAVCKSWCHIIDSSAFRKLHIHNDNNNNKSDDGTVYLRVTFPKVVPNKLSIKFHHNGKSLMSYESEHSSDKMISWVGSVKGLICINHKNFEVPIAICNPFLGQLKILPLTTTSTSSCEILHHSVAIGFIDEDYKVVQLLMCKKHRRLHAELYTSRSDSWSELTGDWCDLGVLDGVDLEFSYISPIKSWCNNGYLVHWLLEYYGTYCTKTISVKILSLDMKNEVFQTVTLPTNYRLAFRNPFRNPIFVFAEDEHSFRCIDFLQVSKRSNTVDIYESRCKGSELTWNHVMDVRVPTAVPLWRTGLVFLEHERGYWSPWSSYASIGPDLRGAFVYDYCARKFICRHVLPPQSRIVECRGSFVSLQN, via the coding sequence ATGAGTGAATACATAGCTATGAATAAGGATTTGTTGGTAGAGATTTTCTTACGTCTGTCCGTACAATCTCTCTTGAGACTGAGAGCTGTCTGCAAATCCTGGTGTCACATTATCGATTCTAGCGCTTTCAGAAAACTGCACATTCACAAtgacaacaacaacaacaaatcaGATGATGGCACGGTATATCTACGAGTTACTTTTCCCAAAGTTGTGCCGAACAAACTGTCGATAAAGTTCCATCATAATGGAAAGTCATTAATGTCGTATGAATCCGAGCACTCGAGCGATAAAATGATTAGTTGGGTTGGGTCAGTTAAAGGTCTAATCTGCATTAACCATAAGAACTTTGAGGTGCCCATAGCCATATGCAACCCTTTTCTAGGTCAACTAAAGATTCTCCCACTTACTACCACTTCCACCTCCTCGTGCGAAATATTACATCACTCGGTTGCAATTGGTTTTATTGACGAAGATTACAAAGTAGTGCAACTGTTAATGTGCAAGAAACACCGGCGTCTCCATGCAGAATTATACACAAGTAGGTCAGATTCTTGGAGCGAGTTGACCGGCGATTGGTGCGATTTGGGGGTCCTTGATGGTGTAGATCTAGAGTTTTCCTATATTAGTCCGATAAAATCATGGTGCAATAATGGCTACTTAGTGCACTGGCTCCTGGAATACTATGGAACTTATTGCACGAAAACAATAAGCGTCAAAATACTAAGCTTGGATATGAAGAACGAAGTGTTTCAGACAGTCACGTTGCCTACGAATTATAGACTTGCTTTTAGAAATCCTTTTAGAAAtcccatttttgtttttgcagAAGATGAGCACTCGTTTCGCTGCATTGACTTTTTACAGGTTTCTAAGAGGAGTAACACGGTGGACATTTATGAGTCGAGATGTAAAGGAAGTGAATTGACTTGGAATCACGTGATGGATGTGAGAGTACCCACTGCGGTACCTCTGTGGAGGACTGGTTTAGTGTTCTTGGAGCATGAACGGGGCTACTGGAGCCCGTGGTCTAGTTATGCTTCTATAGGACCTGACTTGCGGGGCGCGTTTGTGTATGATTATTGTGCACGCAAGTTCATCTGCAGGCATGTCTTGCCGCCACAGTCCAGGATTGTTGAGTGTAGAGGCAGCTTCGTCTCACTACAAAATTAG